The Streptomyces sp. NBC_01244 genome contains a region encoding:
- a CDS encoding nuclear transport factor 2 family protein has protein sequence MTSRHPRRIPPSPVITDSGVDHVRLAYHYLDCGDVDGYGSLLHAGSLGPDLEAPCGDGARHHITRIVAEGDCVVAMGRIAPQQRDFVDVFTLSDEGMLRACRRYYSTQPR, from the coding sequence ATGACCAGCCGGCACCCGAGGCGGATCCCGCCCAGCCCCGTCATCACCGACTCCGGGGTCGACCACGTCCGCCTCGCGTACCACTACCTCGACTGCGGGGACGTCGACGGCTACGGGTCCCTCCTGCACGCGGGCAGCCTCGGACCCGACCTGGAAGCCCCCTGCGGCGATGGGGCGCGGCACCACATCACCCGGATCGTCGCCGAGGGGGACTGCGTGGTCGCGATGGGCCGCATCGCCCCGCAACAGCGGGACTTCGTCGACGTGTTCACCCTCTCCGACGAGGGAATGCTCCGCGCCTGCCGGCGCTACTACTCCACCCAGCCGCGCTGA
- a CDS encoding AfsR/SARP family transcriptional regulator, translating to MTVSPGGVPPTPDSVVFRLLGPLQVTGLGGPVRVPPGRQEVILAALLLEANRVVSTDYLVDLIWDDEPPDTARTQVQICVSRLRKLFSTAVIPAAITTRPPGYVLKTEGDLVDAALFARTVAEARALAKQGALGGAAELLRTAGELWQGDCLSGVSSETLRSKALQLDEERLTVAETRIGLELELGRHHQLVGEIQLLVRVHPLRERLRGQLMLALYRSGRQAEALESYRVGRELLVEELGLEPGSELRALESAILAGEVAPPSRPAAGGYGAESADPGTGTGAHAGRGTGTGAAPASAAPPVAVPVPTPAVTAAVAAADAPGAERPTPLPPALPPVPAAASYREEIPRQLPADTSDFVGDEAQIGRIERTLLGEGGRAVGLAVVVGKPGTGKSTLATHIAHRLSEDGFPDGQLYCDLRGTGTPATSSEVLGRFLRALGIPGAVIPESQDERAEMYRTLMASRRVLVVLDDAASESQIRPLLPGSCSCAVLVTSRVRLTGLPGAHRVELDVMSTDHALELLVRVIGEDRVRREGVAAEALIRTVGGLPLALRIVAARLAARPHWTLASMVHRLANERHRLDELTHGEMTMRASLSLTHDGLAAADRRLLRLLSLAKGPTLPGWLAGALLDDDRPFPSDLLEPLVDVQMLDVVGVESTGGFRYRFHEIIRVFAREQLAAHDEPAAQSAALGRMLGGWLSLAEQAHRRIYGGDFTVLHGSAPRWEPSAPCVDELLVDPLEWLDSEHANLVQAVEHAAAAQMDELCWDLATTLTTLFEGRGYFDDWERTHQLALEAVRAAGNKRGTAALLGSLGVLYLGRSQKEESRAALTSALGLFQELDDAHGLALCHRDLALLERMRGNEDRALTLYDRALRDFDQVGDVVGRAIVLTQSAQIWMVRGQLSAAQDRLDEALGIYRSVGYTGGQARTLRRAGQLSQARGEHERAVRTFTEVLELCRDTGDVIGEGHLLRDLGHAHAELGRGEAARGFYAQALSVREQIMDQGGAALVRLDLARLLVASGGTGERSRSRELLESSVRVFRDRRMDSELAEAMRLLGSAALPARPVVVQAAGQVIGGVHADPALRTALVPGVPHAPASGAAAGV from the coding sequence ATGACCGTTTCGCCCGGCGGCGTTCCGCCAACCCCTGACTCGGTGGTGTTCCGGCTCCTCGGGCCGTTACAGGTGACCGGTCTCGGCGGTCCGGTACGCGTTCCACCCGGCCGGCAGGAGGTCATCCTGGCCGCGCTGCTGCTCGAGGCGAACCGGGTGGTGAGCACCGACTATCTCGTCGACCTGATCTGGGACGACGAACCCCCGGACACGGCCCGCACCCAGGTGCAGATCTGCGTGTCGCGGCTGCGCAAGCTGTTCAGCACGGCGGTGATCCCGGCCGCGATCACCACCCGGCCGCCGGGGTACGTCCTCAAGACGGAGGGCGACCTCGTCGACGCCGCGCTGTTCGCCCGCACCGTCGCCGAGGCGCGCGCGCTGGCCAAGCAGGGCGCACTGGGCGGTGCGGCAGAACTTCTGCGTACAGCAGGCGAGTTGTGGCAGGGCGACTGCCTCAGCGGGGTGTCCAGCGAGACCCTTCGCAGCAAGGCCCTGCAGTTGGACGAGGAACGCCTCACGGTGGCCGAGACCCGGATCGGGCTGGAACTGGAACTGGGCCGACACCACCAGCTCGTCGGCGAGATCCAGTTGCTCGTACGGGTCCACCCGCTGCGGGAGCGGCTGCGCGGCCAGCTGATGCTCGCCCTGTACCGCTCGGGGCGACAGGCCGAGGCCTTGGAGAGCTACCGGGTCGGGCGCGAACTGCTGGTGGAGGAGCTCGGCCTGGAGCCGGGATCCGAACTGCGGGCGCTGGAATCAGCCATCCTCGCGGGCGAGGTCGCCCCGCCGTCCCGGCCCGCGGCCGGCGGCTACGGCGCCGAGAGCGCGGACCCGGGCACGGGTACGGGTGCACATGCGGGTAGGGGTACGGGTACGGGTGCCGCTCCGGCCTCCGCCGCTCCCCCCGTAGCGGTGCCTGTCCCGACCCCCGCGGTCACGGCCGCCGTCGCGGCTGCCGACGCGCCCGGGGCGGAACGGCCCACCCCACTGCCGCCCGCGCTCCCGCCCGTACCCGCAGCCGCCTCGTACCGGGAGGAGATCCCGCGCCAACTCCCCGCCGACACCTCCGATTTCGTCGGGGACGAGGCACAGATCGGCCGGATCGAGCGGACGCTGCTCGGAGAGGGCGGCCGGGCGGTCGGGCTCGCCGTGGTCGTCGGCAAGCCGGGCACCGGCAAGTCCACGCTGGCGACGCACATCGCGCACCGGCTGAGCGAAGACGGCTTCCCCGACGGCCAGTTGTACTGCGACCTGCGCGGCACCGGCACTCCCGCGACCTCCTCCGAGGTACTCGGCCGGTTCCTGCGCGCACTCGGCATCCCCGGGGCGGTGATCCCCGAGTCGCAGGACGAGCGCGCCGAGATGTACCGCACCCTGATGGCGTCGCGACGGGTTCTGGTGGTGCTCGACGACGCGGCGTCGGAGAGCCAGATCCGCCCGTTGCTGCCCGGAAGTTGCAGCTGCGCCGTGCTCGTCACCAGCCGGGTCCGGCTGACCGGCCTGCCGGGCGCGCACCGCGTGGAGCTCGACGTGATGAGCACCGACCACGCGCTGGAACTGCTGGTACGGGTGATCGGCGAGGACCGGGTGAGGCGCGAAGGGGTCGCCGCCGAGGCACTGATCCGCACGGTGGGCGGACTGCCGCTGGCCCTGCGCATCGTCGCCGCCAGGCTGGCGGCCCGGCCGCACTGGACGCTGGCCTCGATGGTGCACCGCCTCGCCAATGAACGGCACCGCCTCGACGAACTGACCCACGGCGAGATGACGATGCGGGCGAGCCTCTCGCTCACGCACGACGGGCTGGCCGCGGCGGACCGCCGACTGCTGCGGCTGCTGAGCCTCGCGAAGGGTCCGACCCTCCCGGGCTGGCTGGCCGGGGCGCTGCTGGACGACGACCGCCCCTTCCCCTCCGACCTCCTCGAACCACTCGTCGACGTACAGATGCTGGATGTCGTCGGGGTCGAGTCCACCGGCGGCTTCCGCTACCGCTTCCACGAGATCATCCGGGTGTTCGCGCGGGAGCAGCTCGCCGCGCACGACGAGCCGGCCGCGCAGTCGGCGGCGCTCGGGCGGATGCTGGGCGGCTGGCTGTCGCTGGCCGAACAGGCCCACCGGCGCATCTACGGCGGGGACTTCACCGTGCTCCACGGGAGCGCACCGCGCTGGGAGCCGTCCGCTCCGTGCGTGGACGAACTGCTCGTGGATCCGCTGGAGTGGCTCGACAGCGAGCACGCGAACCTGGTCCAGGCCGTCGAGCACGCGGCGGCGGCGCAGATGGACGAGCTGTGCTGGGACCTGGCGACGACGCTGACGACCCTGTTCGAGGGCCGGGGCTACTTCGACGACTGGGAGCGCACGCACCAGCTGGCGCTGGAGGCCGTCCGGGCGGCGGGCAACAAGCGCGGCACCGCGGCCCTGCTCGGGTCACTGGGCGTGCTGTACCTCGGCCGCAGCCAGAAGGAGGAGTCCCGGGCGGCGCTGACCTCGGCGCTCGGGCTGTTCCAGGAGCTGGACGACGCCCACGGGCTGGCACTGTGCCACCGCGATCTGGCCCTGCTGGAGCGGATGCGGGGCAACGAGGACCGCGCGCTCACGCTGTACGACCGGGCGCTGCGGGATTTCGACCAAGTCGGTGACGTGGTGGGCCGGGCCATCGTCCTGACGCAGAGCGCACAGATCTGGATGGTGCGCGGCCAGCTCTCCGCCGCGCAGGACCGGCTGGACGAAGCGCTCGGCATCTACCGTTCGGTGGGGTACACCGGCGGGCAGGCCAGAACCCTGCGGAGGGCGGGCCAGTTGTCGCAGGCCCGCGGCGAGCACGAGCGCGCGGTCCGGACGTTCACCGAGGTGCTGGAGCTGTGCCGGGACACCGGGGACGTGATCGGCGAGGGGCACCTGCTGCGGGACCTGGGCCACGCGCACGCCGAACTCGGCCGGGGTGAGGCCGCCCGGGGCTTCTACGCGCAGGCGCTGTCGGTCCGCGAACAGATCATGGACCAGGGCGGGGCCGCGCTGGTGCGGCTGGATCTGGCGAGGCTGCTGGTGGCGAGCGGGGGCACCGGTGAGCGCTCGCGGTCGCGGGAGCTGCTGGAGAGTTCGGTACGGGTCTTCCGCGATCGGCGGATGGACTCCGAACTCGCCGAGGCGATGCGGCTGCTGGGTTCGGCCGCGCTGCCGGCCCGGCCGGTCGTGGTCCAGGCGGCGGGCCAGGTCATCGGTGGTGTTCACGCGGACCCGGCCCTGAGGACGGCTCTGGTTCCGGGGGTTCCTCACGCACCGGCGAGCGGGGCGGCTGCCGGGGTCTGA
- a CDS encoding helix-turn-helix domain-containing protein, with product MHSTAVAAAVPLAQEATRLGVLIRAHRLRIGLTQRELADLSTISVRAIRDLEQGKARRPRPETLRLMADALRLGPRARASLEAAVQRGRATGAGWEQPPAPPTALHPMVGREAELAGLERELSSGAERLVHLVGLAGVGKTRLALAVAERLHAAGMPVLWHTFPGAAADHLGCADGEPAARVAAAVTELLAPADGERHPGSGPGGGTAAAAGSPGAVDSLAELLGDQPVLLVLDGVAAGAARCDRLTGLLRACPGLRLLVTSDQPWEVPGERIFLLAPLEVPAAGAVDTSAPAVRVFLDHVRRVRPEFAPTAADADRAVWVCRWLDGHPGALAAAASWLVVCDLPALCDSLREDPVALLDHLGGRPGADGFRGVLRHRLDRLSPAARDLLGALCGGAGEEFELAGITALTGGGLAESGRLLRELLISGVVRAAHEGGSSRFRVLGLVRAACRAAAPEHRTAAAPEHRTAAAPESRTPAATAA from the coding sequence ATGCACAGCACGGCCGTCGCCGCAGCAGTCCCCCTCGCACAGGAGGCCACCCGACTGGGAGTCCTGATCCGCGCCCACCGGCTGCGGATCGGGCTCACCCAGCGGGAGCTGGCCGATCTGTCCACCATCAGCGTCCGCGCCATCCGCGATCTGGAGCAGGGCAAGGCGAGACGGCCCCGTCCCGAGACCCTGCGCCTGATGGCCGACGCGCTGCGGCTGGGCCCGCGGGCCCGGGCCTCGCTCGAGGCGGCGGTCCAGCGGGGGCGGGCGACCGGTGCGGGCTGGGAGCAGCCGCCCGCCCCACCGACGGCCCTGCACCCGATGGTGGGCCGGGAAGCGGAGCTGGCGGGGCTGGAGCGGGAGCTCTCCTCGGGCGCGGAGCGGCTGGTCCACCTGGTGGGGCTGGCCGGTGTGGGCAAGACGCGGCTGGCGCTGGCGGTGGCCGAGCGGCTGCACGCGGCCGGGATGCCGGTGCTCTGGCACACCTTCCCCGGTGCGGCGGCCGACCACCTGGGCTGCGCGGACGGCGAGCCCGCGGCCCGGGTCGCGGCGGCGGTCACCGAACTGCTCGCGCCGGCGGACGGGGAGCGTCACCCGGGGAGCGGTCCCGGCGGCGGTACCGCAGCCGCCGCGGGCTCACCTGGTGCGGTGGACTCCCTGGCGGAACTGCTGGGCGATCAGCCCGTGTTGCTGGTGCTCGACGGCGTTGCGGCGGGTGCGGCCCGGTGCGACCGGCTGACGGGCCTGCTGCGCGCCTGCCCGGGGCTACGACTGCTGGTGACCTCCGACCAGCCGTGGGAGGTGCCCGGTGAGCGGATCTTCCTGCTGGCCCCGCTGGAGGTGCCCGCCGCCGGCGCGGTGGACACCTCGGCCCCCGCGGTGAGGGTGTTCCTCGACCACGTCCGGCGGGTGCGCCCGGAGTTCGCCCCGACGGCGGCCGACGCGGACCGGGCGGTATGGGTCTGCCGGTGGCTGGACGGGCATCCGGGGGCGCTGGCCGCGGCCGCCTCCTGGCTGGTCGTGTGCGATCTGCCCGCGCTGTGCGACAGCCTCCGCGAGGATCCGGTGGCCCTGCTCGACCACCTGGGCGGCCGGCCGGGGGCCGACGGCTTCCGCGGTGTGCTGCGCCACCGGCTGGACCGGCTCTCGCCCGCCGCGCGGGACCTGCTGGGGGCCCTGTGCGGCGGGGCCGGGGAAGAGTTCGAGCTGGCCGGGATCACCGCCCTCACCGGCGGCGGCCTGGCGGAGTCCGGCCGGCTGCTGCGCGAGCTGCTGATCAGCGGTGTGGTGCGGGCCGCGCACGAGGGCGGCAGCTCCCGCTTCCGGGTCCTGGGTTTGGTCCGGGCCGCGTGCCGGGCGGCCGCGCCGGAGCACCGTACGGCTGCCGCCCCGGAGCACCGTACGGCTGCCGCCCCGGAGTCCCGTACGCCTGCCGCCACTGCCGCCTGA
- a CDS encoding transglycosylase family protein, which translates to MSRYRKDRRSRNRIGQLLVLIAVLAIPLVDVSGAHAAAVHSKQGPDWDAIARCESGGNWRANTGNGHYGGLQFTQSSWKAAGGRKYAPRADLATKSEQIATARRLAKIQGMGAWTCARRS; encoded by the coding sequence ATGTCGCGCTACCGAAAGGACCGGCGAAGCCGGAACAGGATCGGTCAACTGCTCGTCCTGATCGCGGTGTTGGCTATCCCGCTCGTGGACGTCTCCGGGGCTCATGCCGCCGCGGTCCACTCCAAACAGGGCCCCGACTGGGATGCCATCGCCCGGTGTGAATCCGGAGGGAACTGGCGGGCGAACACCGGCAACGGCCATTACGGCGGATTGCAGTTCACCCAGTCGAGCTGGAAGGCGGCAGGGGGCCGCAAGTACGCACCGCGCGCCGACCTCGCCACGAAGTCGGAGCAGATCGCCACGGCGAGGAGGCTCGCCAAGATCCAGGGAATGGGGGCCTGGACCTGCGCCCGCCGCAGCTGA
- a CDS encoding 4-hydroxybenzoate 3-monooxygenase — MVVLGAGPAGLVLANLLLAAGTDCVVLERAERSHVETRARAGFLAPNTVRILDRHGLADGLHRHGRTHGTCEFRTGDGSFRLDYGSLGRGEPHTVYPQQNLVTDLLTHYLDAGGRIHFATEALAVHDADGARPYVTTREADGRPTRWDARYVAGCDGRHGASRRSLPPEALRHHHDHGVSWLGLLAEAPPSLDAVGYAVHDRGFAGHMARSPQVTRYYLQYRRGAPADAWSEERIWDELDLRMRAAEHGPLLRGPIIERGVVDLACDVVEPLRHGSLLLAGDAASLTAPAAAKGANLAVLGAEILAGALTETLAGGDGAALDRYSAQCLAHIWRAQEFTQWMTGLLHAIPARDQSEGSFFQASLRRARLDSLRTSRAHQDWFAENYVGM, encoded by the coding sequence GTGGTCGTGCTCGGCGCCGGACCCGCGGGCCTGGTGCTCGCCAACCTCCTGCTCGCCGCCGGGACCGACTGCGTCGTTCTCGAGCGCGCCGAGCGCTCACACGTCGAGACCCGGGCCCGGGCCGGCTTCCTCGCTCCGAACACCGTAAGGATCCTGGACCGCCACGGCCTCGCCGACGGGCTGCACCGGCACGGGCGCACCCACGGTACGTGCGAGTTCCGTACCGGGGACGGCAGCTTCCGCCTCGACTACGGCTCCCTCGGCCGGGGCGAGCCGCACACCGTCTACCCACAGCAGAACCTGGTCACGGACCTCCTGACGCACTACCTCGATGCCGGTGGCAGGATCCACTTCGCGACCGAGGCACTGGCGGTCCACGACGCCGACGGCGCCCGGCCGTACGTCACCACCCGGGAAGCGGACGGCCGCCCCACCCGATGGGACGCCCGGTACGTCGCCGGCTGCGACGGCCGCCACGGAGCGTCCCGCCGCTCGCTGCCGCCCGAGGCGCTCCGCCACCACCACGACCACGGAGTGAGCTGGCTCGGTCTGCTCGCCGAGGCTCCGCCCAGCCTCGACGCCGTCGGCTACGCCGTCCACGACCGCGGCTTCGCCGGCCACATGGCGCGCAGTCCGCAGGTCACGCGATACTACCTCCAGTACCGGCGCGGTGCCCCCGCCGACGCCTGGTCCGAGGAGCGGATCTGGGACGAACTCGACCTGCGGATGCGCGCTGCGGAGCACGGTCCGCTGCTCAGGGGGCCGATCATCGAGCGCGGCGTGGTCGACCTCGCGTGCGACGTGGTCGAACCGCTGCGCCACGGCTCGCTCCTGCTCGCCGGCGACGCCGCGAGCCTGACCGCGCCGGCCGCCGCGAAGGGCGCGAACCTCGCCGTACTGGGGGCGGAGATCCTGGCCGGGGCCCTCACCGAGACCCTCGCCGGAGGGGACGGCGCGGCCCTCGACCGCTACTCGGCGCAGTGCCTGGCGCACATCTGGCGCGCGCAGGAGTTCACCCAGTGGATGACCGGGCTGCTGCACGCGATCCCGGCCCGGGACCAGTCAGAGGGATCGTTCTTCCAGGCTTCCCTGCGGCGCGCCCGCCTCGACTCCCTGCGCACCTCCCGCGCCCACCAGGACTGGTTCGCCGAGAACTACGTCGGCATGTGA
- a CDS encoding methyltransferase has product MTTTLPAEATRPAGSPLRGETMPPDDTARLRAAVSFVREHDTATLLPLLLPGLHGPELQSLAPHCRFAHAGLLLFPTDPQDLRRQLAACGLAVDTPSRPSVVVRERLARRHHRDLADLDVRILRPRVHGPARERRAVEVFALTVPAHSDLEAIAAHERARGHEAHLALELEHPDPLVLRGLCAVLARHGARPDGGGYNPHEDGTVLYFTTPTAGASGYRRLELYTPGDHRDALDDHLCAYARERPDAGPPAETLLRLLTGAWTTQALAAFARLDLPEAMDPHAATSARELARRTATRPENLATLLRYLTMLDVVAASTAETEDAAAEESFRLTPLGALLRADSPDTMRPLALMYAGPFYRSFAALDHTVRTGQPAFDHLFGENHFDHFARDPELADLFDRSMAASSRMFHPLPAHPVITSAARASTPRTVVDVAGGNGELLGRILTAHPGLRGTLLERPHAVEAARRSLDAAGCGARCDYRSGDFADVPHGGDVYVLSRILHDWDDDRCREILRHCARAMPAHADLLIIERLLPADGSPSLATAWDLHMMCNVGGRERRGEHYARLLADAGLELLDHTPLPLEAYVLHARKAR; this is encoded by the coding sequence ATGACGACGACCCTCCCCGCCGAAGCGACGCGCCCCGCCGGATCGCCGCTTCGAGGCGAAACCATGCCTCCCGACGACACGGCCCGCCTGCGTGCGGCCGTCTCCTTCGTGCGGGAACACGACACCGCCACCCTGTTGCCCCTCCTGCTGCCCGGCCTGCACGGCCCCGAACTGCAGTCCCTGGCCCCACACTGCCGCTTCGCCCACGCCGGCCTGCTGCTCTTCCCCACCGACCCGCAGGACCTGCGCCGCCAACTCGCCGCCTGCGGGCTCGCCGTCGACACGCCGTCCCGGCCCAGCGTCGTCGTACGGGAACGGCTCGCCCGGCGCCACCACCGTGACCTGGCCGACCTCGACGTCCGGATCCTGCGACCCCGCGTCCACGGCCCGGCCCGAGAGCGCCGCGCGGTGGAGGTGTTCGCCCTCACGGTGCCCGCGCACTCGGACCTGGAAGCGATCGCCGCGCACGAACGCGCCCGGGGCCACGAGGCCCACCTGGCCCTCGAACTGGAGCACCCGGATCCCCTGGTGCTGCGCGGGCTGTGCGCGGTGCTCGCCCGACACGGCGCCCGCCCCGACGGCGGCGGGTACAACCCGCACGAGGACGGCACCGTCCTCTACTTCACCACCCCCACGGCCGGGGCGTCGGGCTACCGGCGCCTGGAGCTCTACACGCCCGGCGACCACCGAGACGCCCTCGACGACCACCTCTGCGCGTACGCCCGGGAGCGCCCGGACGCGGGGCCGCCCGCCGAGACGCTCCTGCGCCTCCTCACCGGAGCATGGACCACCCAGGCACTCGCCGCGTTCGCACGCCTGGACCTGCCCGAGGCCATGGACCCGCACGCGGCGACCAGCGCCCGGGAACTCGCCCGCCGTACCGCCACCCGGCCCGAGAACCTCGCCACGCTCCTGCGGTACCTCACCATGCTCGACGTCGTGGCGGCAAGCACCGCGGAGACCGAGGACGCCGCCGCAGAGGAAAGCTTCCGTCTCACCCCGCTCGGAGCCCTGCTCCGTGCCGACTCGCCGGACACGATGCGCCCGCTGGCCCTGATGTACGCGGGTCCCTTCTACCGGTCCTTCGCCGCCCTCGACCACACCGTACGGACCGGACAGCCGGCCTTCGACCACCTCTTCGGCGAGAACCACTTCGACCACTTCGCACGCGACCCCGAGCTCGCCGACCTCTTCGACCGTTCCATGGCCGCCAGTTCGCGGATGTTCCATCCGCTCCCCGCCCACCCCGTGATCACCAGCGCGGCCCGGGCATCCACCCCGCGGACCGTCGTCGACGTCGCCGGTGGCAACGGCGAACTCCTCGGGCGCATCCTGACCGCACACCCGGGCCTGCGGGGCACGCTCCTGGAGCGCCCGCACGCCGTCGAGGCCGCCCGCCGCTCGCTCGACGCCGCGGGCTGCGGCGCCCGCTGTGACTACCGCAGCGGCGACTTCGCAGACGTACCGCACGGCGGCGACGTGTACGTCCTCTCCCGCATCCTGCACGACTGGGACGACGACCGGTGCCGGGAGATCCTGCGCCACTGCGCCCGCGCGATGCCCGCCCACGCCGACCTGCTGATCATCGAAAGGCTGCTGCCCGCCGACGGTTCCCCCTCGCTGGCCACGGCCTGGGACCTCCACATGATGTGCAACGTCGGCGGTCGCGAACGCCGCGGCGAGCACTACGCCCGCCTGCTCGCCGACGCCGGACTGGAGCTGCTCGACCACACCCCCCTCCCCTTGGAGGCGTACGTCCTGCATGCCCGCAAGGCCCGGTAG